One Numenius arquata chromosome 13, bNumArq3.hap1.1, whole genome shotgun sequence genomic region harbors:
- the CDH5 gene encoding cadherin-5 has product MNHLILLFSLFLAPAFADKESQKTTQNFSSNKASHKRLKRDWIWNQMHIKEEIDAPLPHHVGKITSSVRNNNAKYIIEGEYANTIFKVEETSGDVYAFERLDREKKAEYELTALIIDRRNNQSLEPPSKFIIKVYDINDNAPVFVQKVFNGSVPEMSPVGTSVTKVTAVDADDPTVTGHATVTYQVIKGDEYFTVDDSGVISTKKADLDREHQSTYEIIVKAKDAPGSSGDSSTATVIITLTDINDNFPVFKHSSFHFKVPENISVGGEVGRVKVEDIDEPQHRNTKYSFVRGDYRDTFEIVANPLTNEGIIRPKKPLDFEKVAEYRFDIEATDPTVDLRYFKGSGSRSISSVTIEVTDVDEPPVFTKLPYEFKVRENDPEVKTLGSVWAHDPDAAKRKIRFIRRRASPSGDYIRVSDTGIIQLPKPLDREFSSSYNITVAAQEILEDGRLSDRESHAQVHVIVTDENDNAPELVYPEEPRVCENAAPGKVIIRISATDKDEISPRGFFRYSLATEDSNFSLVENYDNTANITVKYGQFNRELAKIHYLPVIISDNGDPELSSTNTLVISVCKCNEKGNFTFCEERAKQVGVSIQALVAIFICIFAIIVITLLILLRKRHKKDLSGLGRNVAEIHEQLVTYDEEGGGEMDTTSYDVSVLNSVRKNGIKPEPVPSPYAQVQKPPGNPTSGAGEMEMMIEVKKDEADNDRDLLPYDTLHIYGYEGAESIAESLSSLGSGSSDSDIDYDFLNDWGPRFKMLAELYGSEPNEDFVY; this is encoded by the exons ATGAACCACCTTATTCTACTTTTCTCGTTGTTCTTGGCTCCAGCATTTGCTGACaaagaaagccagaaaacaacccaaaacttttCTTCCAACAAGGCCAGTCATAAACGACTGAAGCGAGACTGGATATGGAACCAAATGCATATCAAAGAGGAGATTGATGCCCCGTTACCGCACCACGTTGGCAAG ATCACATCAAGCGTAAGGAACAACAATGCCAAGTACATCATTGAAGGGGAATACGCCAACACCATTTTTAAAGTCGAAGAAACCAGTGGTGATGTATATGCATTTGAGAGGCtcgacagagaaaagaaagcagagtatGAGCTGACAGCTCTCATTATTGACAGAAGAAACAACCAGTCACTGGAACCCCCATCTAAGTTCATTATCAAGGTTTATGATATTAATGACAATGCCCCTGTGTTTGTACAGAAGGTGTTCAACGGATCTGTCCCAGAAATGTCACCAGTAG GAACCTCAGTCACCAAAGTGACAGCTGTAGATGCTGATGACCCAACAGTTACAGGTCACGCCACGGTTACATACCAAGTCATTAAAGGAGATGAATACTTCACAGTTGATGACTCTG gtgtGATTTCTACAAAAAAGGCTGATTTAGACCGAGAGCATCAATCAACGTATGAAATCATTGTTAAAGCAAAAGATGCTCCAGGGTCTTCTGGGGATTCAAGCACAGCCACAGTCATTATCACTTTAACCGACATCAATGACAACTTCCCGGTATTCAAGCACT catcatTTCACTTTAAAgttcctgaaaatatttcagtaggaGGAGAAGTTGGCAGAGTCAAAGTAGAAGATATTGATGAACCACAACACAGAAATACGAAATACAGTTTTGTCAGAGGAGATTACAGGGACACCTTTGAAATTGTAGCAAATCCACTGACAAATGAAGGAATCATTAGGCCAAAGAAG ccCCTGGACTTCGAAAAAGTAGCAGAATACAGGTTTGACATTGAAGCAACGGATCCCACCGTTGATCTTCGCTATTTTAAAGGCAGTGGCTCTCGGAGCATTTCATCAGTCACCATTGAAGTCACGGATGTTGACGAGCCTCCTGTCTTCACTAAGCTCCCATATGAATTTAAAGTGAGGGAAAATGATCCAGAAGTAAAAACACTTGGTTCAGTTTGGGCACACGACCCTGACGCAGCTAAACGGAAAATCAG ATTTATTCGACGAAGAGCTAGCCCAAGTGGAGACTATATTAGGGTCTCTGATACTGGAATTATTCAGCTTCCCAAGCCCCTGGACAGAGAATTCAGCTCCTCATACAACATCACTGTCGCAGCTCAGGAAATCCTTGAAGATG GCCGTCTTTCTGACCGAGAATCGCATGCCCAAGTTCACGTAATCGTTACTGATGAAAACGATAATGCTCCAGAGCTTGTTTATCCCGAGGAACCCAGAGTGTGTGAAAACGCTGCACCAGGCAAG GTAATCATCAGGATTTCAGCTACTGACAAGGACGAAATATCACCGAGAGGTTTCTTCAGATACTCCCTGGCCACAGAAGACAGCAACTTCTCCTTGGTTGAGAACTATG ATAACACAGCTAATATCACTGTCAAATACGGACAGTTTAATCGTGAACTTGCCAAAATCCACTACCTGCCTGTCATCATCTCAGACAACGGTGATCCTGAGCTCAGCAGCACAAATACACTTGTCATCAGTGTCTGCAAGTGTAACGAAAAAGGCAACTTCACTTTTTGTGAGGAAAGAGCTAAACAAGTCGGAGTCAGCATACAAGCACTGGTGGCAATTTTTATCTGTATCTTCGCAATCATTG TAATCACATTGCTAATTCTCCTAAGAAAAAGACACAAGAAGGACTTGAGCGGTCTGGGAAGGAATGTGGCAGAGATTCATGAGCAGCTTGTCACTTACGATGAAGAAGGTGGTGGTGAAATGGACACCACCAGCTACGATGTATCTGTCCTCAACTCCGTCCGCAAGAACGGTATAAAGCCGGAACCGGTGCCCTCTCCATATGCACAAGTCCAAAAGCCTCCTGGAAATCCAACTTCTGGTGCTGGAGAAATGGAAATGATGATCGAGGTTAAGAAGGATGAAGCCGACAACGACAGGGATTTGCTGCCATATGACACACTTCACATCTATGGCTACGAAGGTGCTGAGTCCATTGCAGAATCTCTCAGTTCCCTGGGATCGGGCTCCTCAGACTCAGATATTGATTATGACTTTCTAAATGACTGGGGACCCAGGTTTAAAATGTTGGCTGAGCTGTACGGATCAGAACCAAACGAAGATTTTGTGTATTAA